In the Balaenoptera musculus isolate JJ_BM4_2016_0621 chromosome 20, mBalMus1.pri.v3, whole genome shotgun sequence genome, GAAGGCCATGGTCTCCTCCAGCGCCTTCCGTTTGTCTGTGGCCTGAAATACACACAGCCCTGGCCTGAGGCCAGCATGTTCCACTGGGACCGTGGCTGGGTGGGCTGGGATGGGATAGGGTGTAGGGAAGGTGGGGGCTGAGTTGGGAGAAAGTGGCAACCCTCAGATGTTTGAGGAGGTTTCTGTAAGAATGATGtagtaagggcttccctggtggcgcagtggttaagaatccgcctgccaatgcaggggacacgggttcgagccctggtccgggaggatcccacatgccacggagcaactaggcccgtgcgccacagctgctgagcctgcgctctggagcccgcgtgccacaactgctgaggcctgcatgcctagaacccatgctctgcaacaagagaagccaccgcaatgagaagcccgcacaccgctacgaagcccgtgcacagcaacgaagacctgacacagccaataaataagtaaaataaatttaataaaaaaaaaaaaaaagaatgacgtAGTAAGAAGGACTCAGGGGACATCAGGAAAGTGAATCTGCAGCCTTGAGGACTGGgtgcaagggaaggaaaaggcacCCTTCTCAAATAGTCACACAGGATTGGCCCCACCATCCTCCTGAAGAGATTTTGGGTGGGGGATGGGGTAAAGGGTGAAtggtagaaaggaaagaggaagtcaATACTGGCTGGAAGAGATATTCTCAGACTTGAAAACCAAACAACCAACCTCAGGCCCCCATCCCAGACCTTCTAACCAGAATCTCCTGGGCGTAAGGCCAATGAATCTGTACCTCTAAAAGTTCCTCAGGTGACTCCTGTGCTCCTGGTTTATCTCCAGTCTTCAAGTTGGTGTTTGGGAAGCAATAATCtgatccattttatagataaggaactGGGGCCCAGGAAGAGTGACTTCAATCATTCATTCCCTCCAACAGCTTCCCAACACACTGAGAATAAAGCAACTTCTAACCGTGGCCTATGTAGGGCCTCACAAGGCTGGCTCCTGCTTTCTTCCTCACCCTCATTGCCTTCCGCTCTCCCTCACTCACGCCCCTCCAGCCACATTGGCCATTGGGTCTCTCTTCCTGATCAAGCTAAGATTGTTTCTACCTcaggactttttctttttgtctgcgttggatctttgttgctgtgtgcgggctttctctatttgcagcgagcaggggctactcttcattgcggtgcacgggcttctcattgcggtggcttctcttgttgcggagcacgggctctaggtgtgcaggcttcagtagttgtagcacgcggcctcagtagtcatggtacgtgggctctagagcacaggttcagtagttgtggcgcacgggcttagctgctccgtggcatatgggatcctcccggatcagggatcaatcctatctcccctgcattggcaggcgggctcttaaccattgtgccaccaaggaagttccTCTACCTCAGGACTTTGCACTTGCTGTATTTCTTTCTAGAATCCTTATTAAATCTCAGCGCTTCAGAGACACCTTCTCTCACCGCCCTAAGATCTCCTCCAGCCCACTTCTGTATTGACTCACTATCAGATTtactctgttctcttttcttcatagcacttagcaCTATCAGAAATTATTTATCTATCCACTTTattatctatacacacacacacacacacacacacacacatacacaaatgtaaGCATTGTGAGGGCAGGGAGCGCATCTGTTATATTCTGTATCCTATCCTGGAATAGTGCCCAACACACAGGCGATACTTAATGAATATGTGTCTGTGAGTTACTCAGCGGATGGAATGCAAACCCAGACACTTGCTGGGCATCTTCCTgctgcgtgccaggcactgtgccaggtgctggccaGGGCCACGCTTCCAGtcagtggtggtggggtgggcagggagtgGCTGAAGACAGAAGAGGGGTTTTTTTCCGTCCCAGATCGGACTGTGCGGGCTGGGACAAAGCTTCTCCAGTCATTTGGTTCCCCAGACAGCTTCCTCATCTCAGGTCAGGGACATGGAGGGCAGGGGGCCAATCCATGGCAAGTCTGGGGAGAGACCAGCGGAGTGACCAGCAAGGCTGCACACTGGGGTCTCCTTGCTAAGGGCTCTCAGGTACTCCTCAGGGCCTGCAGTGGAGAACAGACCTAGAACCTGTCCGAGCAGGGTGCTGAGAGAGACCTGGGAGCCAAGCCAGGCTCGAGCCAAAGGGCAGGCCCAGAACCTTCTggacagcacacacacacacacacacacaccccgccccaCACACCCCCTCCACGCTTTTCCCCTCAGGTGCTCCTCCCTGCCTTTCTGTTCCAACTGAGGGTAAGAGCTGCTCGTTTGCATCCAATTTACATCTCGTCAACATATGTAACCAAGTGCcttgaaaaggcaaagaaatcaaACCAGAAAGCATAGCAGGTCTTATTCTAGTTCAAGCCCTTCCTTTAGTAGGCAAGGAAATGAACAAAGGCCCAGAATGGAGCAGTGACTACTTCTCTGGTCTTAGCTGGCCTCTCCCGTACTGTCCCCTCCCTGGACTGGCATATGGAATTCATCACTGGATTTTTCCTGTCAGTCCAAACAGGAAAAATGTCTGCTTGGGCCCAGCTCTGGGAGGCTAGAGCCTGGATGCCTACTGACCCCTGGCTTTGCTCTTAATCGAAAGTGAGGTCTGGAGGGACAAAGGTCTGGGATCCATCTTCATGGCTGACTGCTTATTCATCATGCAAATCATCCTGTCTACAAATTCAATGGACCCTGACAGAGAACTCTGCAGTTCACCCCAGCCTGCCCTCCCCCATTCCCCATGAGTTTCCTGACACCtggttggggtggagggaggggtgagggagggagggaggtcgtGGGAACCAGGCTTTGTTTAAGACCAGTTCTGAGAAGTCATCCAAACACTTCCTAAGCATTTGCTCCCCCAGACAAAGATCGTCAGAGAAGTCTGGAAAGGTAACTGGTTGTGTGGTCTAGTAGCTAGTGTTCTGCATGAAGGAAGCATAAATCTACAGATTCTGACCTGGGTCAGGGCTTCCGATGCCCTGAGTGTTTTTGCAAGGGCTGCTTCACCTCACTAGAATTGACTTTTAATATCTATATGTGTCTTCCATCCTTCTGatgaaagatgatgatgatggtgataatgataacAGCTGCCATTTATCCTGCACTTCTTAAGGAGGAGGCGCTGGGCTAAATGCTTTAATACATTATTACATTTAACCCATATGACCACTGTGAAGGAAGATATAAGAATCAGAGGGGAAACTTGTCCCAGGTCCAGGAGTTGGAAATTGGACTCAGCTCTTTGCGACCTCAAATTTTGTGTGCACACTGTGTGCTAACGAGAACCCATCTGGAAGTGCTCTGAGATGCGCAGAAGTTACTGAAGGAATGGGAAGGCCAGCCTCCATCCTAGTCCATAGAAGGAGCATGCCTTCCAGTGCTTGGAGAATAGAGCTGGTTTACAAGCCGCATTCCAGCTCATCTGCAGTAGCTACAATCAGTCACTCAATATCTACACGCGGGGTAGCATTTTCAACTAGAGGTTTGGGGGTGCTGCTCTGGAGTCAGAGTTGCCGGTTCGAATCCAGGTTCTACCACTAGCTTGGAGACCTTGGGAAAGTGAGTTAACTTCTCCGAAGCTCAGCCTCCTGGTTGTGAAGTGGGAGTGGTCCTCACCTCACAGACTGGGGTGAGGACTGAAGGAGGCGATGAGGGCAGTTCGGGTGCAGAGCAAAGCGCCTTAACTGTTGCTATCATTGACTCTCTTTAATCTGTCATTTTCCCATAAGCACTTgctccttttattattatttttttccacactCCTACTGAGCCGGGAGGTCCCAGTGCAAATAACTGTCTTAAAATCATACAGCATgtcagggaggggaaggcagggaggaaagggCTCATCTTCAGAAGTCAGGAGTCCTGGGCTGATGCCCGCTCTACCATTGCCAAGCTGTAtgacttggacaagtcacttcacctccctgaactgtttgtttcttcatctatgaaattgGAATAATGATACTGTCTCGCAAGGCGAGTTATGAGGGTTAATGAAATAACAGAAGTGCTCGATCGTTGTTAAGTTTCGCGTGCTCCAGACTTGCGGTCCTGGGACAACCCCACAATTTAGAAAACTATTCTAAAATGCCACTATCCTTATCTTTTGCCGGTAGCCTGTTCCCGGCAGTCGTATTGTCCATCTCCCTGCCTCTGAGTCAGACCCCATCTCTTTAACCTAGCGTAGTCTGACATCTCTCGGCTCTCCCTCAGATATCAGGAACAGAACTTTCCCTCGTCCATCTCAAGTTCATGACAACGGGAAGAAGTTCTTCTGAAGTCTCACCTAGAGCCAGCTTGAACATGGAATGATGGCACCAACAGGTGTGTGAGGACGTCTTTTGGGCCTCTGGATCTGAGTGAAAGGCTAGGAGGGAGATGAGCCTAGGATGAGGCCTGTAGCAGGACAGGGTAGCACTGCCTGCCGGCCATCTCTGAGGctctgggagagagaaggggcacAGTGGGGGCTTGGGGAGCATGAGTCAGCGTTAGAGTTTGCGGGACTGGGATGAAGCCGACCTGGAGTGGGAGGCTAGATCAGCCAAGGCCCAGGCCGAGCACCTGTCAGGATGGGGTCCGGGCCCCTGGAGGGGCTGGGCCGCCGGGGCCGCGCCTGCTCTGCTTACCTGCACGTAGTTGTCCTCGCAGTAGTCTGCGACTCGCAGCAGGGAGCTGTAGTTGCCCTGCAGGGCCTCCCGGCCCGTGGGGATCTCAAACTCCTGCAGCTGCTGCAGCTCCGCCATGGCCCCCCGCCTCTGCCTGGCTCCCCGGGGAGCCCGCTGGTTTTGCGCCTCACCCTGCCCTTGATTGGTCGCTccgccttccctccctctcactgCTTTTGGTTTCCTCTGCTTGAGAGACCCAAACCCACTTGCAAAGGGCAGACATGCTCATTCCGGCACAAGAGGAAGTTAGTCCCCGCTCCCTGGGCCTGTGCTTCTCTGTCCCCTGCCCAGGCgaagggggaagctgggggcCCCTTGCGGGGGCCCAGCCCCCCAATCCCTCCCAGCAGAGGAAGCCAAGGTCGGGGCGGCTGTGATTGCTCCCTGGGCCTGGAGAGGAAACTGCAACGGGGGCTGGGATGGGAGACAGGAGGAAGGGGGCTGGCCTGCTCTGGGGGTGGAGATGGATTTTCCACTCATGGAAGGGGAGGaaagggcagagggtgggggctTCCTTGGGAAGCTCGGGGATGAGTCACCAAGAGACAGGGGACTGGAGagtggagaggatatggagaccGGTTGTGCTCGGGGCCACAGGGCGGTGGTGCCGCAACAATGGAAAACAGTCGAAGCAGCAGCCGGGGAAACCAGGCTGGACACTGGGAAGATACAGCCAGAGGTCCCCTGAGAATCATCATCAAGTCTCTGAAGGGTCACCTGCAATGAAGATCTGGTGTACATACATGCTCTGTGCCTGATAGCGGCAGGACAAGATGAAACTGACCAAGCGTAGAATCAGGGACTCAGATGGGACAACAGGAAGGACTTGGCTTTGAGAAGCACTAGGTTTAAATTCCAGATGAACAGGTCAGTCTTAGGAGGCAGCGGTGGCCGGAGCCCTGAGCCCGCCTCAGGAGGTCTGTGCTCCATCTCCTGCATTCACAGGAGACTCAGACTGGATGACGTCCGGGGTCCTGTCCTGATCTCAATTTCTTAGTGCTCAGAGCTGTGAGTGGGACTTGGATCCTGGAGCAGGGGAAGTTAGGACGGACTCCGGggctcctccccgcccctcccactGGGGATTCTGTCATTCATTCTAGAGTCAGGAGAAAAAAGAGGATCCCTCACTGACCACATCGGTCCCTTAACATCTGCTCCTTGAGAGGGTTCCCTGTCATTGGACGGGCGTCAGCCTGAGCAGGAGCTCAGTGACTGTTAAATGGCATAGCCCTTGGGTGGTCCTGGGAGGAGACCAAGAGAGAGATCAGGACGTGGGCCCTGAGCTCAGGGACTGCTGAGGGAGACCCACACATGGGGCTCAAGAGGAGGCATGGAGGCAAAGAAGTGTGGACACAGGTGTTAGAGGTAGCCATGGGCGCAAGTGCTGACAGGCACAGTGTCCTGAGTACATTtttactgaatgagtgaatgaagattGAGCTGGGAGAACCTTGTAAGGTGAAATGGTGGGGCTCGAAATGGGAACACAAGGCTTCTCGGGTGAGGGAAGTTAGGAGCTGGTCTAGGAATTGCCTCACTGGGAAGAATAGCCTCAGAGCAGGCTCAGAGGTAGGGGAGGAGAGGGCTTGGGAGagaaggctggggaaggggagcaaTCAGGGCTGGAGGGTGAGAACAGGGAAGTGGGCTCTAAGCCAGAGGGGTCATTACAGGAGGGGGACAAATGCAGGGGGCAGGGTGCCTGCAGTGGTGGCAGTCTTGGAGGCTCAGGCTGTTGGGTGGGCTTAGAACCTTGAGCCTATGATCAGCTTAGGTATCAGAGATTTGGGCTTCCAAACCATCTGCTTTATCCAAAGACTTTCAGCTGATGAGGAGCTAGGAGGCTCAAACTCCATCTTGTCTGAATCGGGGACAAGACTTGAAGTGCACGTTCTTTCTTGGCAGGTAAGAGGGGCTAAGTTTGCACTGGGCTGATGATAAATGTATTGTGTTCATTAAGTGCCAGGCagtgtgttaaaatattttacatgcattattttcttAGTACTCACAATAATCATATAAGGTGGGTAccattattatacccattttgcagatggggaaactaaggctcaaggAGGATGAGCAACTTGCCTAAGTCCACACAGCTTGGAAGCAGTAGAGTCACGATCAGAGTTGGAGTCTGGCAGATTCCAGAGTCTTTCTCTTAGTCACTAAACTACTCTGTCTTCTGACAGGACCTGGAGTTTCCTGAAAACTTCTACCTGTGTCATTAGGTGGAACAATAACTTTGCTTCCCAAATCTGCCTCACTGAAAAAAACCCTTCTCCACGCTCTGATTCCCTTTCCCTCCATAGACAGGTCTTATCTAAAGGGCAAAGATTGTGTGTGCCTCCCCCATGAGGCTGGGAGCATCCTCTCCTCCAGAGGCTAGACTCAtaatggggtggggatgggggtgcagTGAATCTACGGTGAGTGATGAGAATATACGGTGAGCAGGGAAGAGGGTAGAAGTTGAGGTGTGGGGAGtacagaggagggagctgggggagccCAGGGGATTTGCAATCCCAGCTGTGGAATCCTTTCCAGGACCTGGTCTCTCCAGGGCAGGATGGCCCAGGAGCTCAGCGAGAAGGAGCTCTTAAAGATGGAGGTGGAGCAGCTGAAGAAGGAAGTGAAGAACCCAAGAGCTCCGGTGAGCCTCCTattcccttccctgctccctcttctccatccctttCTGGTCCTCATGGAGCCGGGACACGAAGGAGGAAGTGATGGACAGCCCGGTGGTGGGCCTTCTCCAGGGCAGTAGAAAGAGCAGGAGGTGCCTCTGGAATGGGCTGGGAAGTGGAAGGAGGCCAAGGTTTGATCCCACAAAGGTGTGTAAGAGATAACCTCAGAGCCTGGAGGGCTCAACGTGTCCGGCCCTGTCCCTGGGCCGGGCCTGGCCAAAAAGTCCCTCACAGTAAGAGTCAGGCTTTGCGGTTCTGGTCGAGGAACTCACACCTGCCTGTGCCTCTCATCTTTCTCCTCTCCGGCCTCTATCCCCACCCTGCCCAGAAGCCTGCTTTCTTGGGACTGAACAAATCATGAATCCTGAGCaacagacaagggctcgaaccacACTTTACTTTCTCGCAGATTTCTAAGACAGGAAAGGAAATCAAGGATTACGTGGAGGCCGAAGCAGGAAATGACCCTCTTCTCAAAGGCATCCCTGAGGACAAGAATCCCTTCAAGGAAAAAGGCGGTTGTATGATAAGCTGATGGCACTGGAGCCCCTCACCCTGAATGCCTGCCCCTCCTCAGCCCCCTCCGTATCCAGAACCAAGTATCCTGGGACGCCCAGGGAACCAGTGGATGTCCACCTTCTCTTAGTCACAGAATGAGTAAAGATGCCTGGCTGCATGCATCATGAATCCATTCCCCAGTCCTGCTTTGAACTCTTCTCTCCCATTACCACCTGCTAGGTCACTGCTGACCCCACTTGGAAACACTCCCAGGAAAGCTTCCCTGGCTCAGCAGTTGACACCTAAACTCGTGGGGTCTGAAAAGACTGCAGTTCCCTGAGACCCGGGACAGTCCTTGGGAAACAGTTACTCCTCCCATTTCCCCCCTCCATTGTCTGCCTAGGAACCAGAATTCCCATCAGAGCTTTTGGGTTGAGGACTGGAGTTGGGGTGTCCTTTTCCCCCACCTCATGTCCGGTCCTGTGGAACTCCTCCTAGTCATTTGGATCACCCCAGATGGCCTGGGACAAAAAGAGCTTGTAAAGTCATGATGTCATGATTTATTGAATATTATTGAGTGCCTGTTCCATGCTGGGCTAGGATAGAAAAGTGAGCTAAATTCAAATGGCTCTTATTTTCATGGAATTTAGCATAGAAGGCATGAAACAGGGATACAGTTTAATCAGTAAGTGCTGCCGTGAGGAAAGGAAAGTCAAGGGTGGTGCAGGAACACACAGCAGGTGGGCAGTCAGGGCAATGTGAACTGTCAAAGTGAACTGTTGCAGGCAAGTGGGGGGTGCGGGGTGAGGACAAACCTGGGAGGGGTAAAACATGGGGCTGGAGAAGAAGATGAGGTCAAGTctaaaggaccttgctgtgagcTCAGGTAAGAACTTTCTTTTTGACCCTCATTGCAATAGGAAGCTGCTGAGGGTATTTAAGCCGCAGAAGGCCAGGTTTTGATTAGCATAAGGGAGGCTGGATCCTGCTAAGGTCTGGAAGACTAATTCCTAGGCCTTGTTAGCAAGAAGATTACTGTCTAAAGGAGCCACAGACAGACATTCATGATATAATGCATTCAGTGCAATGTCAGAGAGGTCTGCGTGGAGTATGAGGGGGACACATAGAAGGGCTATCAAATCCAGCTGAGTGGCTGCGTTGCATCCTGGGAGGGAGGACAGGAAAGGCCTCGAAAAGTAGGTGATATTTGGAGCTGAGTCCTAAGGGGTTAAGTTGTAAAGGGTGGATGGGTGGCAAATCTGGTTGAAGGGGCAGTATGAACAGAGGAATagatgaaagaagaagaaaaacagaacatgGGTTTGAATGCAAACACTCATCAGATCAGTTGTTGGAATGTCAAGAGAAAGGCCTAGATTTTTAGGATCTGCTGCTAGAGAGGTGGGGTTGGAGACCATCAGAGGGTCTTGTTTGCAATATTAAACCACTGAATCTGCTGGGAGTGGGTTGGTAATGTTTGCGTTTAGAAGGGAATAGCTTTTGACAagatggaaaggagaaagagtggaagcagagagggagTTAAGGAGATGATTGTGAGCTCAGGGAAGAGGTGGGTTAGGGCAGTGGCTATAAGTCTAGAGGGGGAGTTCTTTGCGAAATAAAGTTTTCAGATCTTGACATCTCATTGAGAGATAGGCGAGGGACAGGTAGTGGTCAAGGATGCTGAAGAGTTTCTGGCTTGGGGGGTGAGAGAGAGAATTGAAAGCAAGTATCTGAAAACAAACCTAACATAATACATTGAGCTGAAAACAAACCTAACATAATACATTGATCTGAAAACAAACCTAACATAATACATTGAGCTGAAAACAAACCTAACATAATACATTGAGCTGCAAACTCCCTCAACCCCTCCCCAGTGGGCCACAGCCCCACGGTGTGTCCTGCTCCTACAGGTGAGGTCATGGGCCACTGGTCAGAATCCAGGATCTCCCGGGAACCGTCCACTCCTTTCCCAATTCCATAGTAACCACACTACCCCATTCTGTGACCTCAATAATAAGTTCAGCCACCCCAATATACTCTGCTTAGGagcaggaaaagaagaggaaacatttaaatataatgctttttttttttttaatggggaagtGTTAATATTCCATACGGCTCCATcagtgagaaaggaaaaacagatggGGGCTACAGTCATATGGGTGTAGGTCATGGGCTATGGCTTCCTTCTTGGTTGGAGTTCTTGGTCCAGGGGACCCCACCTTCATTCCTCAGGACTCTGAACCCTTATCAGGGCTCCAGGTAGAGCAGTGGTTTCTTCTGCTCACCTTTGTTACCTGAAAAACCCAGTCTGCCTCCTGGTGGGTGTCAAGctaaaagacacaaccaagccaaagagtgggagaaggatttattacttacagcaagtaaggagaacaccagggatctttcccaaagcagtaaaattggggaagttttaagctaaggatacatgcatattcatgaagggtcCACAGGAGTCCAAGCTTGAGTTGATTGAAGTCATGAGGGTCAAAAAAGGTCCACATCATTATCCCTTAGGTTCCAGCTGATCTGGTGGTTGAGCGCTTTAGGCTAATCTTTACCAGTGAagcagaactgggagtctttacaactggTATATTATCTTTGATATAGTACAATAACTTCTCTCACCTGATAACAGttgtttgtttctgcattcttttgttcccttaagatctttaattactgagacctgttcaagggcaagcattgtggccaggcttagatcatcaaatggcttaggccaaaaatggcctctcttatgtcaagaaagccatgcctggttctctt is a window encoding:
- the GNGT2 gene encoding guanine nucleotide-binding protein G(I)/G(S)/G(O) subunit gamma-T2 is translated as MAQELSEKELLKMEVEQLKKEVKNPRAPISKTGKEIKDYVEAEAGNDPLLKGIPEDKNPFKEKGGCMIS